Part of the Planktothrix serta PCC 8927 genome is shown below.
AAATTTGAAAGAAATGCTCAAGGAGAATTAACAATTATGTCTCCAGTGGGGGGAGAAAGTGGAAATCGAGAAGCGGAATTAATCATTGATTTAGGAATCTGGAATCGTCAAACCAAATTGGGTTATACTTTTAGTTCTTCAACCATTTTTAAACTTCCTAATGGTGCAGATCGTTCCCCGGATGTTGCTTGGATACAGCGAGAACGTTGGGAAAATCTCACCTGCGAACAACGCCGCAAATTCCCGCCCATTGCGCCAGATTTTGTCATAGAATTAAGGTCAGCAACAGATCAATTAGAACCCCTACGTCAGAAAATGTTAGAATATTTGGATGCGGGAGTTAAATTAGGTTGGTTAATTAATCCTCAACAGCAACAAGTTGAAATTT
Proteins encoded:
- a CDS encoding Uma2 family endonuclease encodes the protein KFERNAQGELTIMSPVGGESGNREAELIIDLGIWNRQTKLGYTFSSSTIFKLPNGADRSPDVAWIQRERWENLTCEQRRKFPPIAPDFVIELRSATDQLEPLRQKMLEYLDAGVKLGWLINPQQQQVEIYHLQKPVELQHLPTELSGEDILPGFRLNLLLF